The genomic stretch CGCTGGTGGAGCCGATGCCCGGCGCGCGGGAGGCCGTGGCGGCGCTGCGGGCCCGCGGCCTGAGGGTGGGCGTGGTGAGCAACCAGTCCGGCGTCGCGCGCGGCCTGCTGACGGGTGACCAGGTGGCCGCCGTACGGCGGGAGATCGACGCGCGGTTCGGGCCGTTCGACGTGTGGGCCGTGTGCCCGCACGGGCCCGGGGACCGCTGCGGCTGCCGCAAGCCCGCGCCCGGCCTGGTCCTCGCCGCCTGCGCACACCTCGGCGTCCGCCCCGCGCGTACCGCCGTGGTCGGCGACATCGGCGCGGACGTGGGCGCGGCGCTGGCCGCCGGGGCGCGCGGGGTGCTCGTCCCGACGCCGATGACGCGGGCGGAGGAGGTCGTCGCGGCCCGCGCGTACGCACGCGATCTGCCGGGCGCCGTACGGCTGTTGCTGGGCGGCCGGAGCACCGGGGAGGGCGCCGTATGACCTCGGCCCCGCGGACGCTCGTCGTCCGGCTGGACAGCGCGGGTGATGTGCTGCTGGCCGGTCCGGCGGTACGCGCCGTGGCGGCGGGCTCGTCGTACACCGCGCTGCTGTGCGGCCCGCTGGGCGAGCGGGCGGCGCGGCTGCTGCCCGGTGTGGACGAGGTGATCGTGCACGACGCGCCGTGGGTGGGCCTGCGGCCCGCGCCGGTGGACCGGCGGGTCACGGAGAAGCTGGTCGACACCCTGGCGGCGGGCCGGTTCGACCGGGCGCTGGTGCTCGTCTCGTACCACCAGAGCCCGCTGCCGGCCGCGCTGCTGCTCAAGCTCGCCGGGGTCGGCTGGGTCGCGGCGGACAGCGTGGACTACCCCGGCGCGCTGCTGGACCTGCGGCACCACCGCAAGCCGCACCGGCACGAGGCCGAGGCGGCGCTCGACCTCGCGCGGGACGCCGGGTTCGCCCTGCCGCCCGGCGACGACGGCGCCCTCGGCGTCCTGCCGCCGCCCGACACCTCTCCCCTGACCGGCCCCGACCCGTACGTGGTGCTGCACCCGGGCGCGGCGGTGCCGGCCCGTGCCTGGAGTGCCGCGCGGGCGGCCCGGGCGGCGGGCGCGCTGAGCGCGGCGGGCCACCGCGTCGTCGTCACCGGCGGGCCCGGCGAACGGGAGCTGACCGCCGCCGTCGCGGGCGGCCACGCGCTGGACCTCGGCGGGCGCACCGATGTGCACCAGCTCGCCGGGGTGCTGGCGGGCGCGCGGGCCGTGGTCGTCGGCAACACCGGCCCCGCGCACCTGGCGGCCGCCGTGCGCACACCGGTCGTCTGCCTGTTCGCGCCGGTGGTGCCCGCGCGGCTGTGGGCGCCGTACGGCGTGCCGCACATCCTGCTGGGCGACCAGGACGCGCCGTGCGCGGGCAGCCGTGCCCGGCGCTGCCCGGTGCCCGGACACCCCTGTCTCGACACGGTCAGCGACACCGCGCTGCTCGCGGCCGTGTCCCGGCTGACCGGCCCGGGACGGCCGTCGGTGCCCTCCGCGCCCGGCCGTACGGACCGTTCCGCAGCGGCTCCCGACGACACCGAACGAGGTGCGACTGTATGAACATCCTGCTCTGGCATGTCCACGGATCGTGGACGACCGCGTTCGTCCAGGGGCCGCACACCTATCTGGTGCCGGTCACCCCGGACCGGGGCCCCGACGGGCTGGGCCGCGCCCGTACCTTCCCGTGGCCCGAATCGGTGGTGGAGAAGACCCCGGCGGAGCTGCGGCACACCCCGGTCGACCTGGTCGTGCTCCAGCGTCCGCACGAGGCGGAGCTGGCGGAGCGCTGGCTGGGCGGGCGCCGTCCCGGCCGGGACGTGCCCGCCGTCTACCTGGAGCACAACGCGCCGGACGGCGACGTGCCGCACACCCGCCACCCGTACGCCGACCGGGACGACCTGACGCTGGTGCACGTCACCCACTTCAACCGGCTGTTCTGGGACAACGGCGGCACCCGTACGGAAGTGATCGAGCACGGCATCGTGGACCCCGGCCACCTCTACACCGGGGCCGTCGAACGCGCCGCGGTCGTGGTCAACGAGCCGGTCCGGCGCGGCCGTACGGTCGGCACCGACCTGCTGCCCGAGCTGTCGGCCGCCGCCCCGCTGGACGTCTTCGGCATGCGCACCGACGGGCTCGCCGAGCATCTGGGCCTGCCACCGGACCGCTGCCGCACGGCCGACCTGCCACAGGCCGACCTGCACGCGGCGATGGCGCAGCGGCGGCTCTACCTGCACCCGGTGCGCTGGACCTCGCTGGGCCTGTCGCTGCTGGAGGCCATGCACCTGGGCATGCCGGTGGTGGCCCTGGCCACCACCGAGGCCGCCGAAGCGGTGCGGCCCGGCACCGGCACCCTCTCCAACCGGCCCGAAGTCCTGGCCCGGGCCGCCCGGACGTACCTGGAGGACCCCGACGCGGCGGCCGAGGACGGCGCGCGGGCCCGCCAGGCGGCGCTGGAGCGCTACGGGCTCAAGCGCTTCCTGCACGACTGGGAACGCCTGATCACGGAGGTGCGGACATGACCACCCCGCTGCGTGACACCCCGCGCCTGTCCGTCGCGCTCGTGTCCGAGCACGCCAGCCCGCTGGCGGTGCTCGGCGGCGTCGACGCGGGCGGCCAGAACGTCCATGTCGCGCGCCTGGCCGGCGCGCTGGCCGACCGGGGGCACCGGGTGACGGTGTACACCCGGCGGGACGCCGCCGATCTGCCGGACGAGGTGGTGCTGCGGCCCGGTGTACGGGTCCGGCACGTCCCCGCCGGGCCGCCCCGGCACGTGCCCAAGGACTCCCTGCTGCCGTACATGACCGCGTTCGGCGACCACCTGGCCGCCGAATGGCGGGTACGGGCGCCGGACCTGGTCCACTCGCACTTCTGGATGTCCGGCCTGGCGGCGCTCCAGGCGACCCGCGAACTGGGGCTGCCGCTCGCCCACACGTACCACGCGCTGGGCACCGTCAAGCGCCGCCACCAGGGCGACGCCGACACCAGTCCGCGCTCCCGCGTCGCCTGCGAGGTCGAGGTGGGCGAGGGCTGCGACCGGGTGATCGCCACCTGCCGCGACGAGGTCGACGAGCTGGCCCGGA from Streptomyces albofaciens JCM 4342 encodes the following:
- a CDS encoding D-glycero-alpha-D-manno-heptose-1,7-bisphosphate 7-phosphatase — its product is MNRHQDTAPGARAATAVADPAAEREEAGRLWLYAPGRQAPERVPVPTRPPSGDAGPLEAVLFDRDGTLVADVPYNGDPSLVEPMPGAREAVAALRARGLRVGVVSNQSGVARGLLTGDQVAAVRREIDARFGPFDVWAVCPHGPGDRCGCRKPAPGLVLAACAHLGVRPARTAVVGDIGADVGAALAAGARGVLVPTPMTRAEEVVAARAYARDLPGAVRLLLGGRSTGEGAV
- a CDS encoding glycosyltransferase family 9 protein, whose protein sequence is MTSAPRTLVVRLDSAGDVLLAGPAVRAVAAGSSYTALLCGPLGERAARLLPGVDEVIVHDAPWVGLRPAPVDRRVTEKLVDTLAAGRFDRALVLVSYHQSPLPAALLLKLAGVGWVAADSVDYPGALLDLRHHRKPHRHEAEAALDLARDAGFALPPGDDGALGVLPPPDTSPLTGPDPYVVLHPGAAVPARAWSAARAARAAGALSAAGHRVVVTGGPGERELTAAVAGGHALDLGGRTDVHQLAGVLAGARAVVVGNTGPAHLAAAVRTPVVCLFAPVVPARLWAPYGVPHILLGDQDAPCAGSRARRCPVPGHPCLDTVSDTALLAAVSRLTGPGRPSVPSAPGRTDRSAAAPDDTERGATV
- a CDS encoding glycosyltransferase; this translates as MNILLWHVHGSWTTAFVQGPHTYLVPVTPDRGPDGLGRARTFPWPESVVEKTPAELRHTPVDLVVLQRPHEAELAERWLGGRRPGRDVPAVYLEHNAPDGDVPHTRHPYADRDDLTLVHVTHFNRLFWDNGGTRTEVIEHGIVDPGHLYTGAVERAAVVVNEPVRRGRTVGTDLLPELSAAAPLDVFGMRTDGLAEHLGLPPDRCRTADLPQADLHAAMAQRRLYLHPVRWTSLGLSLLEAMHLGMPVVALATTEAAEAVRPGTGTLSNRPEVLARAARTYLEDPDAAAEDGARARQAALERYGLKRFLHDWERLITEVRT